ATTCAAGTTACGTATTATGGGACTCATTGACGGAATCATTGATGCATTGATTAACAGCGCCATCCAAGTGGTCGCAGTACTGTTCGGGTTCGGATTCCTCTTAACCGGTGCTCAGCGGACCACATACGGCAGTGAGCCGGTCGGAATGATCATGTTTCTCGTCGGCGTAGTGCTGCTGGTCTTCGCCGCGAGGGTGTAGATCCGTCCCGATTTCTTTAGGCGTCGTGGTTATCCACGCGCCGACAGTAGCTGGCGCGCGGTCACTTGGGCTTGGTTACACGGTCCCGACTGACCACCGGGACCGCTCCTGCTTCCCGATAGAACCCCTCTGTTTCGTGTAGCCGTTCGTGAACGCGTCAGACGTTCGTTTTCGGCGGATTCGTTTCTAGCGATAGAGTCGAAAATTCCATATAGCGATATACGATTTACTCCAATCCAATCAACCTTCTCCGCTATACGGTGTATTGTGGTTGTCCACTGGCGACAACCCAGTACACGGTAACTTTTAGTGACTGTCACGAATACAGAGCAGTACGAAAATGACCGTCTTAGAATCACCACACCCCGGAGCAAACGGCCTTCTCGAGCAGGTGAGCCCATGAACCGAGAGAAAGAGGAACAGATCGTTGAGCGGATCGGCGTTGACGGCCTCGAGTTTGTGACGAAACTCGATATGGTCCAAAGCAACCTCGAGAACGGCCAGATCTCGGTTGAAGAAGGTATTGAGAGAATTGAGGGATTCATCGATGAGTACGAACGACAGAACGAGTAGCGAGCACATCCGCTGGTCGCACAAGTCACTCGAGGACTTGCGGTCGTTCTGGAACAAAGAAATCGAACCCGACCTCCGGCGGGCCGGCGTCGATCTCGACGAGCGGCCGTCCTACCAGGATCTACTCGAGGTCGGCTACGGCGGCCTGCAAGATGCACTGCGCGAACAGCACGATATGACCCTCGGGGAGTTCCTCGAATCGGTTGGGTACTTCGAAGCCGATCCTGAGGACTCGTACCCGTGGGGTATCGACGCCGAAACCACCGTCGACGAACTCGAGTCCTACGTCCGCACCCTCGATCGCCGCCGGAACCTCGCCGAAAGCACGGTCGAAACGAAACGCTCGCGGCTCGCGACCTACGCGCGGTGCTATCGCGACGTCCACGGTCGCGCGGATCTGGTCGCCCGACTCGACGACCTCGAGTACCGGGCCGAGGAAATCGAACGTGTCCTCGCGGTGTTCGACGAACTCGATCGGGATCTCGAGAGCGACGGGTCGAAACTCCGCTATCTCGGCGACGTCTCACAGTTCTACGAGCACCTGCAACGCCGCGGGAAAGCCGCGTACAACCCCGCCGAGAACATCGACATGGAGTACGACTGGGACCGCTCGGAACCGGACAATCCCACGCTTACGAGCGCACAGGTCCGGCGGCTGTACGAGGCCACCCAGTCGCCCGACGAGGAACTGCTAGTCATTGCCCTCTGTGGGTGGGGCTTGCGTCGTAACGAGGTCGCCGGTTTGCACGTCTCACAGCTCGTACTCGAGGGCGACGACCCGCACATCTATTTCGAGGAACGCAAGAACGGCCCCGGTACGGTCGCGTTGATCTACGGCCGGGAGACGCTGGCCGACCGGATCGACGCCCTCGGCAGCACCGATCGGGAGTGGTCAGGCTATCTCTTTCCGTCCCGGCAGGCCGACAGCGGCCACGTCGTCGGCGAGACGATACAGGCCCGCTTCAAACGGATCGCCGAGCGGGCGGGCGTCCGTGTGCGTGGTGAGACGCCGACCTCGAAGATGGGCCGGCGGTTCTGGTACACGACCTATCTCGAGTCGCAGAAACAACTGCTCGAGAACTTGGACGCGATCGCCGAAGACCAGGGCAGTTCCGACGCGAGTGTGGTCTTGAAAAATTATCTCTCGGAAGCCGAACGGCGACAGTACCGCCGTGAATACATGCGCGAAAAGCTTGCAGAGGCGTTCGGGAATTAAATTCCGTCTTCGTCGCGGACTGTAATATCGCCCACGTTCTTGTAGTGTTCCCAGTCACCCGTCATGGCCCTACCAATCCCATCCTCATACCGTGAGATCGACACTTCATCGTAGTCGTCTCGTGACTCGAGACCCTCCATTATACTCGGTTCTGTATGTGGTGTTGGCATCTTGCACCGGTGTTCATCGATTCGGAGGATGTGAAGGTGGTCGATCGGGGATTCGTTGAAATAGACTCTGAAGACCATCATTTCAGTATCCTCGCTATGATGATAGCGGTTCACCCACGTATGGTTGTAGTCCATCCGGTTGTCTCGATCTCCGTACTGTTCGATTCGAAGGCGAGGATCGGGTGAGTAAACATACGTCTGTGGATCATCGAAGAACTCCCAGTCATCGCCATGGCTTTCGAGAATCTCTCGTTTCAGTTCTTGGATGCTTGGCATCGTGACAATATCTATGAATCCTGAATGTAAGTATGTTTTGTCGAGATCTCCTCTGACTACTCCCAAACCCGCTCGCGCGCCCTTCTGGTACGAAAAAGTCGATGTGAGCGGACGGTCTATCACCGATACCGTTCGTACGCGACGCCAGCGCCGAAGATCGCCACCGCGGCCCCGGCGACGGCTGTGCTCGTCACGACCATTTGGACGGACGAAATCACAACCAGCGGCCCCATGACCCAGTCGAACACGAGGTCGGGCATGAGCAGTGCGGCCAGCACGAGCCACCCGCAAATCGCGAGGGCGGCGACGGCGAGGTAGGTCTGTGCGAAGCGTTTCGCGTACGGTTTCGCTCTCGAGACGGCTGTCTGTGCCTGTGTCATTGCATCACGGCGGTCGGTCGCCACCCACGCCCCGGCGCGGAATCGAACCGCGAGAATCCAGTCCAGGGACTACTCCCGAACCCGCTCGAGGACGTTCTCCGCGCGTTGCTCGCCAATATCCGGTACCGACTCGAGGCGTTCGCGGTCGCTTTCTCGTAGGTCCTCGAGATCGTCGTACTCGCGGGCGATCGCCTTCGACCGGTTGTCACCGATTCCCGGAACGGTCTCGACGACGGCCCGAATCCGTGCGTTGCGCTCGTCGAGTACGAACTCGAGGCGCCGTTCGAACTCTTGCTCGTCGATCAGGCCGTCGACGCGTTTGTCTTGGAGCTCGGCGACGCGCTGGTTGGTCGGATTCGGGTCACTCGAGAGGCGTTCTTTGACCGTCGACAGGATAGACAGCACGACAGCCCCGAGGATAATCAGCACCGAAAGCCACGATGGGTCCCTGAACATGGTTATTCTGACACCCGGTATCGATCGATCCGCATCTTATTTTCGACGTAGGATCGACTTGAGTCGTAGATCGGGTCGTCGGGCAGCGGTGCATCGCCGTCGGGGACCGTCGCGACGGGAAACTCGGTCTCGCGGAGGATCGCCCGTACCATCGTCTCCCACTCACCGAGCGTCGATTCATCGTCCATCTTCGCGCGGAGGCGTTCGAACACGTCCGCAACCTCGGCGTAGGCCTCGTTGAACTCCTCGAGCCACTGCTGTAGATCCTCGAGATCGTCGTCGACGCCGGCCTCGAGAAGTGCGGCTTCGATTCGGGACTCGACGTCATCCTCCCACTCGTCGCCGCGTTGCTCATTTTTCTGCGGGAGGTCCGGGTCGGTGTACTCCTCGAGGGCCTTGCGAACGATCCGGCGGAACTCCTCGGGATGTTGCTCGAGGGCGTTCAACTCGGTCGCGCCGGCGCCGTGTTCCTGCTCCCACTCGGTGATGCGGCGATTGTACGCGACGCCGCCGGTCCCGGTTGACGTACTCTCCTCGATCGGCTTCCGGGGGAGGTCCAGGGCCTCAATCTGGTCGGTCGTCACCGCGAGCCGTTCGATCACGACGCGCTGCTCGAGGTCGCCGCGTTGTTTCAGCCACGCGAGTTTGCCCGCCATGTTCGCGGGCATGTCGTACCCTTTCGGGTCGAAATCGGCGAGGTAGAGAATCACCGCGGGCTTCCCGGCCTGCTCGATTCGTTGGGCCAGCTCGTTCGCGACGGTCAGCGAGAGATCGCCCTCACCTTCGACGACGACGTTGCAGCCGTACTCGGCGGCCAACCCGCCCCGGCCGCGGATGTAATCGGGCAGCGTCTTCTCAGACCAGAGTTCGATGTGGTAGGGCGACTGCCGGGCCTCGTCGAACGACAGGCACTCGCGGGCGCTCGAGGCAACGCGATCGGCAGCCCACTCGGAGTACTCGGTCTCGTCAGGATCGAAGACGAGCTCCGCTGACGCCTCGGGGTCAGGGATGTGGGGCGTTCGAACCCCGGTCGGCGCGGGCAAACCCTCGGGGTCGGGCCGGACAGTGTGGTTTCCGTACTCGGTGACGGTCCGCGTGTCCGCGCGTTTGTCGATAATCCCGTCCAGCGGGATGTAGCCGAGAATCCGAGCGAGGACGGCACACTCCTCGAGATAGTCGTAGCACTTCTGCGTGTTATCGTAGGTCTCCCACGAGCAGTCCGTCGGCGGCTCGACGTCCATATCGGACATGTAGACGTGGTAGTGGACGCCCCGAACGTGGATGCGGTCGCTCTCGCGCTGTTCGACGGCCTCGTTCCACAGCCGCGCGAACCACTCTGCTTTCGCGTGGTCCGCCTCTGTGCCCTTGTACATCGGGTCGCGCCGGCGACTCTGGATCAGCAGGTCGTCAGCGTCGACGTTGTACTGCTCGGCGAGGCCGTCGATCCACTCGCGGAGTGCTGCTTGGTCGCGATGCTGTGGCTCGTCGGTGTGATCTGGTGGCATATGTGAACTCGAGTACGGGTCTCTCGGTGTGGTCGTTCGTGGCCCTCTCAGCAACCGCCGCCCCTTGGACGCCGCGGCGTCTGTCCGACAACAACTCTGTTTGAATTCAGATGGACTCTAGTGTGTATTGCGTACCTGTCGCGAGCGCGCAGGACACGGAGACAACCTCGAGTCACGACACGGTGAGATTGGCGTGTGCGGCGCCGAGACGCGTTTTGTCATGTCTTCTGACCCACTGGCTGTGATAGACGTGCGGCGACACCGCGACAGGTTGTGGCGCGATTAGAGGTCGAACAGTTTCGACCCTTCCGCGCCGATCTCGTTGGCCTCGATTAATGCGTCGATCTGGTCCTCAACCTCCTCACGGCGGACGCCATGTTCGGATGTGACCGCGTCAACGATGTCCGATCGCTGGACCGCGAAATCGTCGACGGTCGTAATCTGCTCGGTCAGGGCGTCCATGACGAACTCTTGGATCTCGCTTGCGCCGTAGGTGTCGATCTCCGTTCGTTCCTTGATATCGAGGTCAAGCGCCTCGATATACGTCGATAGCGTCGATTCGCTTTGCCCGGTGAAAGTCTCGTAGATGCCGTTAATCGTTACGAGGTCGCCGGGGCCGACCATGTCCACGAGGTCGTTTTTCAGGAAGGCGATCGAGCCCGGCGGTTCCTCGAGATTGCTGTCCGGCGGAATGATGACGATCTTCTGTAGATCGACAAGTTCGGACTGTTCTCGTTTGAATCGGAATCCGGGTTTTGAGTGTTCGCACCCCATGCATTCGTTCGGTTTCATGAGGTCGCCGTAGCTCTGTGGCATTCGCGTCAGCGTTCCACAAAGCGGGCATTCGAAGGCCGCTTCTTCGGCGTACGGCGTCACGCCCTCCATGTCGACGACCTTCCCACGGACCGAGAGCAGTTTCCCGAGTTGGCGCGTTCGGTACTTCCCGACGCGGACGATCTGTTTTTCGGGAAGGTTGTAGATCCGAACGTTGGCCCCAAGGACCGATGCCTCCTCGAGCCGATTGAGCGCGTTCGTCGCGAACTGTCGCATTCGCGCGGGCTTTTGGAGGAACTCGTCGGCAACCGAGCCGTCCCATGCATCGAGTTCGTGCCAGTCGATCCGCAGCGATCGCTCGTCGGGATACTGTTCATCGAGATCCTGTACGACGTCGCGGTACGGGCCGGTGAAAAACTCCGTGAACGCCTTTTCGGGGTCGTCGTGTTGTCCCATACTCGAGTACCCCCTATTTCAGTTCCTCCATCACGACCTTCCACTTGATTTCGGCCGCTCGCTTTCCGACGGGTGTGAGCTCGTACGTGCCGTCGGACTTGGTGATGCATTTCTCGAGACTATCGCTCTTGCCGAGGTGCGTCGCCAGCGTACTCCGCGTCCAGTCGATGTGTTCGGCGATATCTTCCTGCCGTGAGAGGTCGTCATGCTCGTCGACGACGCGGCAGGTGTCGACCAACACCTCGCGCGTCGGCGCCTCTTTCGAGAGCCACGGCGCGATCGCCTCGGGGATGTTGTGCCGTTCGACGACCTCCGAGAGCGTCGTGTCCCGATCCTGCTGTTGCAGCGAGAGTTCGCGCTGTCGGTCGCCGAAGCCGGTCGACTGTAAGGAGAGGTCGGACTTGACCGGGTAGTCGCGTCGACGCTCGAGGGCCGCGTCGATCGCGTCCTGGTCGACCTCGTCGGCCGCAGGGTCGCCCTCGAAGTCTTCGGGGAGCAGATACCACGTCCCGACGCCGGGTTCCGAGTCATCGGTGACGACGGTCCGGTCGGTCAGATCGACCCAGTACTCGCAGTCGCCGTACTTGCCGCCCCAGCCGTCGTACTCGGTCTCGCGGACGCGGGCACCCCACGCTTGCCCGTAGCGATCCAACCAGTGGCGATCGCCGAGGCCGAGGCCACACGGTGCGCCCCGAAGTTCGATCGGCCAGTAGGCTTCCCCGCCGTAGAGGATCATGCCCTGCCCGATATCGAACTCCGAGAGTTGGTTCATCTGTTCGTCAGAGAAGTTGTACGAGCGGTCCAGCGTCTCGATTTCCTCCTCGCCGAGTCGTAGCAGGATCTTCGTCGCCATGTTCGACCGAACCGGCTTGTAGACGTCGTTCAATTTCTGCGTCGAGCCAAGCATCAAGATGCGTCGCGAGCCACCCTGCGTCGAGAGGAAGAAAATCGTCTGCCTGAGCGTCTTGATGGTGTCCTTGTACCGGACGTCGGCCAGTTTACTCGGCGCGATGTTCTTGAGCTCGCGAATCTCGAGACAGACTCGCGGGAGGCGGCTGTTCTGGTCGCGGGCCTTATAGATCAGCCGCAGCCAGAGGTCCATGATCGTGTATTTCAGTGCCTCTTGGCCTTGCGGGAGGAAGTTACAACAGAGGACCGCGGCCTGCTCTTGGTTCGCGATCACCGACGCCATGTCGATGTTCGTCTCGGCTCGCGGTGAGGCAATCAGCCCCTCGCCGGCGAGGTGTGCGAGTCGTTGGGCAGCCTGATTCAGTGCGTCCTCGGCGTCCATGTGGTACTGGACGCTTTTCGTTTCGACGGCGCCGTCGCCGCTGCCGGTCTCACGCTTTTCGGTCCACTCGATCGTCGCGTCCATTTCCTTGGCGTACACCTGTAGGCGCGATACCAACTCGGTGACTTCCCCCGTTCGCTCGAGGGTCTTGTCGAGTGCCTGCTTGATCCGCTGTTCGGTGTTCGCGTCGGACTGGGTGATACCCGCGAGGCGAAGAATCAGGTGCGGTGTGAGGTCGTCGATGCCGATCGTGAACGGGACGAAATTCGACGGGAGTTTCGCCGGCAGCCCGTCCATCGCCGGGACGAACACTTCGGCGTCGAACGCCTCGGGGTCTTGTCCCATCCGCTCGAGGTTGTTGCGGATCGCCTGCTCGTCGTTCGGAATGGAGATCATCGGCGTCTCCATCCGCCCGTCATCGAGAATCGAGAAATAGGAGTAGTTGTGCTCGTTGTAGAGGTTCATCCCGATCGAGGTGATTGTCGAGTCCTTCCCCGAGCGCGGGAGTGCAACCGCGAGGATGTGGTCGCACGACGAGTGGGGAATCTCGACCGCTCGGTCTTCGAGGTCGGCCGCGTCGTCAGCCGCAATCCGACGACGACCGATCGCCGTCGCCGTGTCGACGTTGCTCTGGCGGCCCTGGTCATCCAGCGTCTCGAGGCGGACCGGCGCGTACTGGGTGAGATCAGTGTAGGCTTCAACAAAGCCGAGTTCCTTCGCGACTTCGACGAGGATTTCGAACCACGTCGACGGGTCGATATCGTGTCCGGCTTCGAAACGCCGGTGGATCTGGTTGAACCGGTAGATCGACCGCGCCGACGTAGTAGTCTCGCCGGCCAGCGTCGGTCGGTCCGGGTCGTGCCAGAGGTAGAGGTGTAACTCCTCGAGATACTCCTCCGGTTCGCGGTCGGTATCTTCCTCACCGACGATCGCGTTCTCGGCGTCACGGATGAGGTCACGGACGTGGGCCTCTGTATTCAGCGTCTCTTTGCGTTGGCGCTGGCGAATCTTTTCGGACAGTTTGTTTCGAACGGCGACACGCGTCGCAGTGTTGTCACTCGGCTGGTGAAGTTCGTTGGAGCTCATGGGTGATTGAATCGGGAGTGGTTAGTCGTGGGTCTCCGGCCGGACGAACGGCGCGGGCGTCGGGTCGTCGTCGATCGTTGGGGCGCTGTAGCGGGTGTTGAACGCCTGCTTGCCGAACAGTGAGGAGAACTCGCCACGGAGTTGCGCGACGTTCGGCGGGAGTGACTCGTCACCGAGCGAGGCGGCGACGATCTCTCGTTCGGTGCCGTCTTCGGTGTTGGTGAGTGTAATCGGCGTCTCGACGATTGCATGGGCGTCGACGAGGTCGCGGTAGACCTCGCGAACGAGATCCGGGTCGCGACCGCGGCCGACGAACAGCAGGCCCCACGCGATATAGCGCCGATCGTACTCGACGACCTGCTCAACGAGGAGGTCCCGCGGAATCATTCCCTCTGGCGCGTCGTGGACCGTCTCGATGAGTTGATCCATGATCGCGACTTTCTCGTGTTCCTCACGCCACGCCTCGAGCATCGGGAGGTACCGCTGTAGGAGGTAGGCGTTCTTTTCCTCGATCGCCGGTGCGGGTTCGCGCCCCTCGAGTCGGTCGATTGCCCGGTCGGCGAGAGTCCGCGCGAGTTCGTGCTTGTCCTCGCTCGCGTACACGTTGCCGTCGAAAAAGCCGTAGTACATCGTCGTCTCCGGCACTTCGACGGTCTTGGTGAGGATCGCGAGGTCGGTCCATCGGGTCGGTTCTTCCTGCGAGCGCAGCGCCTTGAGTCGGCGGCGGTGTCGGAGGTCGACCGCCCAGTAGTAGACGGCGCCGACGAACACCGACGCCGCAATCACGACCGGGATCATCCAGAGTTGAATCCAGATCCGCAGCCACAGCAGGATACCGACGAACGCGAAGCCGGCCGGCGCGAGGAAGCGCCAGAGGACGCCATGCAGGTCGACGGCCGACCCTAACTCGAGGCGGAACAACCGAAGTTGCGTCCAGAAGTCGGGTTCGTCGTCCGCGTCGGTCTCGTCAGTCGGCGGGTCGACGTCAATCGGCTCGGCGCGGTCGGGGACCTCGAGCACGTCGGTCTCGCCGACCGTCTCGTCAGACTCGCCGTCGGCCCCCGGTGGGTTGAACGTCGGTGCGTCGTGGCCGTTCCCGTCGAATGCATCGAGGAGCCACCGGGCGATCTGTTGGGCACTGTCGCCGGTCTGGACGAGGACGCGTTCGCAGGAATCCAGATCCGGTTGGCGGGCTTCCTCGGCGAGTCGCCGGACCGTCTGGTAGTTGTACCCCGATTTCTCGGCGGCGATACGGGACAGCAGTCGGTCGCCGAAAAACAGCAGCGACCGGAACAGCAGGACAATCGCGAGCGCCCACACCCACGGGTTCGTCGCGAGCGAGAGCAGCGTCGTCACGATCGGGGCGCTCGAGGTGCTGGTTTCGGCCTCGTTGACCAGCAACCCGAGGAAGCCGACGCCGGCGACGAGCCCGCTACCGACGACGACCGCGGCCAGCAGTCGCGACGTGTTCGGGTGCGAGCCACCCATCACGAACCGCACGAGTGCCTGTTTGCACCGGTAGCGAAGCGACGTCCCGAGCGCCCGAAGGCGGCCGCCGAACAGCCACAGGACGCCGATCAGGGCGAGCGTCAGTCCGGCAAGAGCGAGCGCAACGAGGGGCGGATGTTGCTCGAGCATTAGTCATCCCCCGCGGCGGCCGGAGCGCCGGTCAGTTGCGTCTCTTTGCGCTCAAGGTCGTCGAGCATCACTTCGAGGTCTTCGCGCGTATCGCGGTAGAGTGCGCCGAGGTTGTGTTCCGATTCCATGTATTTGACCGTCTGTAGCAGGTGATTCACGACCTGTCGTTCGTGTGGGATATGCCGCAGCACGGGCTCGAGCCACGTGTCATGCAGATCCTCAGTATCGAGGTCGTCGGCGCCGTGATGGACCATCTCGAGGCCGTCTTTCGTCCGCTTGGCTTCGCCTTCGGCCACGAGGTGAGCGAGTTGCGCCGGTGACTTGACGCCGAACGCATCCTCGTAGTAGTCCGCGTAGGAACCGATCGCCGCCACTTCGGAGAGTCGTTCGTCGTCGGCCGTGCGTTTCGCGGTCTGGCGGTCGTTCTCGAGTTTCATCAATTCCTGTTCGTAGCGACCGGCCATGCTCGAGAGGGCGTCGGCAATCTCGCCGTGTTTCGAGCGCCGGCGCCACATCGCCAGCGCGGCGAGCGAGAGGCCGATAATCACGTTCAGCGGATTCATCAACCCGGCAATGAGCCAGCCGATCGACTGCGCGGCGAGTTCGGTGAGGAAGCCGTCGACGAGCTGGGCGCGGTCGTCGACCCACTCGAGGTAGGCTTCAACGCCGTCGGGGTCGGTCTCGTAGCCGTGCTCCTCGGCGAAGTCTTGCCACTTGTCGATGACCGGTTCCCACTCTTGGAGCGCCGCCGCTTCGACGCTTTGCTCGGTCTCGGAGGCGTACAGATCGATCGCCTTCGACGAGTCGTCGGCGAAGAACAACTCGAGCGTATACAGCGACTGTTCGTCCGGCGGGGCGGCGCCCTCGTCGTACTCGACGCGGACGGTCTGGCCGCCATCGAGGACGCGAGCCTCGGCGTTGGACTGGGTGATCCGGGCCGCGTCGACGGGCTCGGTCGTCGTGAACATGACGAACTCGCCGGTCGTGTTGAACGTCGCGTCCTCGTCGACGACCTCAACGGAGTGATAGTCGACGTCCAGTTGGACCGGATTGACCCGGACCTGATCGGCCGTCGTCGGGCCGGAATCGGTCGACGTGTTGTTGGACGTCGTCTCGTTGCTCTCTTGGAGTGCGTACAGCGCCGGGGACGAATCTGTGGCCCCACGATCGGCCTGCGGACTCGCCGCGCCAGCGGCCGGCACGACGGCGCTCAGGACGACGAGACAGACCGCGAGGATAGCGAGTGACCGTCGCATTAGGCCTCACCTCCTTTGGTGCCGTTCTCGCGGTTGGGGATATCGCCCTGCCCATTGATCTGGCGGCGCTGGTGGCCGCGGGCCGATTCGATTCGGATATCCTCGTTTGTCTCACCGACGAGTTCCTTCACTTCACGCAGTTCGTCCATCACTTGCTCACGCTGTCGGTATTCGCCGTTCTCGAGAATCGTCACGAGGTCGTCAATCTGGTTGTGCGCCTCAGCGAGTTGCGCCCGAAGGGATTTCTTCTCGATTTCCATCTTCCGCATTTCCTCTTGCTGTTTGACCTGTTTCTCGTAGGGCAGCCGCAGCGGCGGGTGGTACCGGTAGTCAGCGGCGTTGTTCGTCCCGCCGTCGATCGTGATCTGGCCCTGCGTTCGCATTTCCCACTTGCCGTCCTCGAGTTTCGTCGCGTCACTGTGGATTTCGTGCGTCACGATATCGCCGAGTGGCCGATCCGACCGGAGTTTCCGGTCGTGACCGGCGAGTTTACGCCGGCGAAAGAGCCCGAAGATCCGTTCATCGCGCAGTTCTTGCACCAGCATCGAGCCGTCTTCCTGGTACTCGACGGCGTTCCGGTCGTAGTAGATCGTCTCCTCGCTTTCGGCCTGTTCGCCGTCTTCGGATTCGTAGACGACGTGGACCTCGCCGACCGAGGAATCCTTGTAGCCGCGGTAGGCGACGCCGGCGCCGAGGGCGACGAACGCGACGAGTGCGTACTGGACCTGCGTCGTGTAGCCGAACTCGGCGGGACTCCCGTTTTTGAGGAACTGGTAGGTGTAGAAGCCGACGACGCCACAGATCGCGAGCAGGCAGAACGAAATGATCTTGAGTTCGACCGGGAGTTGGCGGGGCTTATCCCGCACCGGAATCCGAGGTCGTGTCTCGGGGCCGGTCTCGGTGCGGTTGACCCGGTCGGCGCCGGTCGCCGCCCGCGAGTCCTCGAAGACGCCCCACCGCTCGACGAGATAGCCGAGCACGAGCAGAATCCCGACAACGACGGCGCCGATCAGCACGTAGTTCCAGTTCATGGTCGGCCCTCCGTGGCGTCCGCAACCGTCTCACCGATTTCGGCGTCAGCCCGATCGCGCTCGTCGGCGGGTCGGAGAATCTCGAGGGTTTTACGGCGAAGCTTCCGCCCGTCCTCGAGAATCGATTCGTACTGTTGCTCCCAGTCTTCGATCAACTCGATCATGACAACACAGCCGTGGTTGCCGGCGTAGCGCCGGAGTTCGCGTTTGATCTCGTCTTCGCTGGCCCCGCGAAGGCGCTCGCGAAGCTTCTTGCGCTCGATTTGTTCGTAGCGGTTCGTGAGGATCGGACAGGCGACGCCGTAGTGCTCGCAGTCCGAGCAGTCGTCGGGGAAGTGGTCCTCCCCGTTGACGTCGACGGCGTACATCTCGTGTTCCGTTTCGAACTCCGCGAGGCGGGTCTCGACGTGGGTCAGGATCGACGCGGCCGGCGCTTTGTCGGCGGCGTCCATCCAGTCGAGTACTTCGTCTTGCAGCTCGGCGTCGGTAATCAGCGCCACGCAGTCGTCGAAATGCTCGTACAGGCGATCGATTCGTTTCCGTCGCTGTTGGGCCTCTGCGGCCCGCTTTGCTGGTCTCATAGGATGTTCTCGTTGATCGGCGGTAGTTCGATGGTCTCGCGGTCCGAATCCGGCGGCGTCACGGCGAAGCCTTCGTGTCTCGAGACCCGCAGGACGTAGGGGTCGTTCGGGCCGAAGGGAAACGCCGAGTCGGTGACGATATCGGCCGGAATGTAGATCCTGCGTGTCGATTCCGAGGGGCTATCGAACGAGCCCGCGAATTGAAGCGCCATTATCGCGGCCCTCCGTGTGGAACGATGCGTCTCTCGAGTCGAATCGGTGGATTGTGCATGTCTCAGGACGTGTACGTGATTTCAAGCAGATTCCAAGCTCGCTGCAATCAGGGGCGCCAAAAAAGAGGCGGGCCGACGGGTGGCCCTCGAGTCGATCCGATCATGTTTGCCCCGCGATCTTCGCTCGGATGTCGGACTCTTTGAGAACGCGGTAGTTGCCCTGTGCGAGAAAGAGCATGATTATCAGCAGGCCCATCCCGACGATTGCGCCCGGACTCACGAGTGAGCCGGGGCTCGAGCCGACGCTGCT
This Halopiger xanaduensis SH-6 DNA region includes the following protein-coding sequences:
- a CDS encoding helix-hairpin-helix domain-containing protein → MFRDPSWLSVLIILGAVVLSILSTVKERLSSDPNPTNQRVAELQDKRVDGLIDEQEFERRLEFVLDERNARIRAVVETVPGIGDNRSKAIAREYDDLEDLRESDRERLESVPDIGEQRAENVLERVRE
- a CDS encoding tyrosine-type recombinase/integrase — translated: MSTNDRTSSEHIRWSHKSLEDLRSFWNKEIEPDLRRAGVDLDERPSYQDLLEVGYGGLQDALREQHDMTLGEFLESVGYFEADPEDSYPWGIDAETTVDELESYVRTLDRRRNLAESTVETKRSRLATYARCYRDVHGRADLVARLDDLEYRAEEIERVLAVFDELDRDLESDGSKLRYLGDVSQFYEHLQRRGKAAYNPAENIDMEYDWDRSEPDNPTLTSAQVRRLYEATQSPDEELLVIALCGWGLRRNEVAGLHVSQLVLEGDDPHIYFEERKNGPGTVALIYGRETLADRIDALGSTDREWSGYLFPSRQADSGHVVGETIQARFKRIAERAGVRVRGETPTSKMGRRFWYTTYLESQKQLLENLDAIAEDQGSSDASVVLKNYLSEAERRQYRREYMREKLAEAFGN
- a CDS encoding minichromosome maintenance protein MCM codes for the protein MGQHDDPEKAFTEFFTGPYRDVVQDLDEQYPDERSLRIDWHELDAWDGSVADEFLQKPARMRQFATNALNRLEEASVLGANVRIYNLPEKQIVRVGKYRTRQLGKLLSVRGKVVDMEGVTPYAEEAAFECPLCGTLTRMPQSYGDLMKPNECMGCEHSKPGFRFKREQSELVDLQKIVIIPPDSNLEEPPGSIAFLKNDLVDMVGPGDLVTINGIYETFTGQSESTLSTYIEALDLDIKERTEIDTYGASEIQEFVMDALTEQITTVDDFAVQRSDIVDAVTSEHGVRREEVEDQIDALIEANEIGAEGSKLFDL